Proteins from one Ipomoea triloba cultivar NCNSP0323 chromosome 1, ASM357664v1 genomic window:
- the LOC116025725 gene encoding 1-aminocyclopropane-1-carboxylate oxidase homolog 1-like: MEATNLDQFHPENGDRQRELKAFDETKAGVKGLVDAGITKLPTIFIHPKTPQNSSNNISTANKHNIPIIDLQGIHGNEKKRREVVAAIGEASETWGFFQVVNHGIPGTVLEEIKRGVRGFHEQDTEVKKEWYTRDQSRRVIYNSNFDLYTAPAANWRDSVLCIMAPNPPHPHELPPVCSDILIKYSKEVQKLGGVLFELLSEALGLHPNYLNNIECNKGLNLLGHYYPACPQPDLTLGTTKHSDNDFLTILLQDDDIGGLQVLHQNQWIDVPPTPGALVINIGDLLQLVTNDRFKSSEHRVLASQCGPRISVACFLSTYLFMSSRIYGPIKELLSDENPPKYRETTVEEYIAHFHAKGLDGTSALLDFKL, translated from the exons ATGGAAGCCACAAATTTGGACCAATTTCACCCTGAGAATGGAGACAGGCAAAGAGAGCTGAAGGCCTTTGATGAGACCAAAGCCGGTGTGAAAGGTCTGGTTGATGCTGGCATAACCAAACTCCCAACAATCTTCATTCATCCAAAAACACCCCAAAACTCATCCAATAATATTTCCACTGCCAACAAACACAACATCCCAATCATAGACCTTCAAGGCATTCATGGGAATGAGAAGAAGCGCAGAGAGGTCGTTGCGGCAATTGGAGAAGCATCTGAAACATGGGGTTTCTTCCAAGTGGTGAATCATGGGATCCCAGGTACTGTTTTGGAGGAAATCAAGAGAGGGGTACGAGGATTCCATGAGCAAGATACAGAGGTGAAGAAGGAATGGTATACACGAGATCAATCAAGGAGGGTAATTTACAACAGCAACTTTGATCTGTATACTGCACCAGCCGCTAATTGGAGGGACAGTGTCCTCTGCATCATGGCTCCTAATCCTCCTCATCCTCATGAACTGCCTCCTGTTTGCAG TGATATTCTTATCAAATACTCCAAGGAAGTGCAAAAACTGGGGGGTGTTTTGTTTGAACTACTATCAGAGGCTTTAGGCCTCCATCCAAACTATCTCAACAACATTGAGTGCAATAAGGGGCTAAATCTTTTGGGGCATTACTACCCAGCCTGTCCACAACCAGACCTTACTTTAGGCACCACCAAACATTCCGATAACGATTTTCTCACAATTTTGCTTCAAGATGATGATATAGGTGGCCTTCAAGTTCTTCACCAGAACCAGTGGATTGATGTTCCCCCTACCCCGGGGGCTTTAGTCATCAACATTGGAGATCTTCTCCAG CTTGTGACGAATGATAGGTTCAAGAGTTCAGAACACAGAGTGTTGGCTAGCCAATGTGGTCCAAGGATATCAGTGGCATGTTTCTTAAGTACATACTTGTTCATGTCGTCGCGGATTTATGGACCAATTAAGGAACTATTGTCGGATGAGAATCCACCCAAGTATAGGGAAACCACCGTCGAGGAGTATATAGCACATTTCCATGCAAAGGGTCTTGATGGAACCTCAGCCTTGTTGGATTTCAAGCTGTGA